From the Trifolium pratense cultivar HEN17-A07 linkage group LG4, ARS_RC_1.1, whole genome shotgun sequence genome, the window CGAATTATAGAGCTTCACCTTAATATGTGTTGTCCCTATAACTTGAGGTAAACTCATGGGACCATAAATCCCTACTTAATCAatgatataattattattagatTGTAGTCCacttaaatttaaatttgaaaccTCATGTCcgaattctatttttttttgtttacaatgagctggggatccAACCCGAGACCTATAATATACTACTCAAAcatctcaccactagaccaaatctagtggcttatGTGCAAATTCTATTGAtataagaataatgctagcaacacactctttaacaaacacactccaacacactctcttttattggttgaaattcacatgggtctcataaaaaatgtggacccatataatttttagtgggactcatataaattttaaccaatagaagaaaatgtattagagtgtgtttgttaaggagtgtgttgctagcactcctcattaatataatgatatttgtcattttgtcaacaaataaaaataaaagaaattgacTATATGTATATTCCCATGCATCcaattcaatatttttcttccaATCATACGAGGTTGCTTATGTGTCATTTTGAGAGTGTATTACACTTGTCTTAATAATTGCAGCATGAATATAGTGCTACTATATGTTTTTgtataattcattcattcattttcattcattgaatttgattgacatttgtttgattttatataAGCAAATGTTATTCCCTCATACATCGCCAACTCTTCCTCCTTGCCGCCATTTCTTCATAGGAAAAACCGAAATTCCAGCTCTTGTTCTTTCTCTCTCCCTCCCTGTCGTCTCTGTCCATGTTTCTCAACCCATGTTCTTCATCAATCTCTTTTGTTTCTGTCTCTGAATTTCACCTTTTGTCATGTTAATAATAAAATCTTCcaaattgtaaataaataaacaaaaaaaaaaaatcaaatcttttctCATGCAAAAATGAACAAAAGAGATAAAATTAAGAAACATGATTTTGTTGTTACAATAATTGTTGTATTGTTCATTTGCACTCTTGGACCACAACTAGTTTCTTGTCAGAAAAATACAGGTGATGGTGGTTCAAGTGGTACCGGTCTTGAGGATATAGTCGCGAAAGAAATGTATCGCGGCTTATCCAGTTATACAAATGTTTTCAAAGCTACAATTAAAAAAGAGTTGGGTTATTGCATAGTTGATGTGTGAGTTTTCTTTTTCTCACAAATTTCCAAATAGGTACCTTCATTCATTTCTCTTAATTCTTGCATTGATGAttcaaatttgtgtttttttgtttttcctttagGGATGCTGATTGGGATGGTGCCTTTAATTTCACCAAAGATCTCACATTTTTGTCCATGTGTGCCCAAGAAATGAAAGGTAAATATACTTTACTTCTATCATCAAATTCAATCCATTTGGAGAAAACCTTTCCTATCATTTGAAGTTTTACGGTACGTCATGCAACTGCAATTGTGACCGCGATGtgaagttgattttttttacgtCTCCATCACTTGCATTACGGCCACATTTGTGTCTGTATATATTTGACATATATCTGACCGTAATTCTCACGATATCAATTGTTTAGACGATACTATTTTCCATAACTTaaacacaatttaaaacctttaTGTTAATATGATCATATTATTATGGACAATGATCACACACGCACGCAAGAATAAGAATAAGGTTGAACTTGTGCTCCCAAGTTCaattcttttttggtttccaCCAGTATCCGGCCCCTGGACAgcctaatctgattcgggggggtcagttctggcatcaagtggttccagccccttcccgatcacagttgcggggatcgaaccgtggtcctccctaccaagtccagcgccaataccactgaaccaactaacgattgacaTGTTTGGCATGCCACAGCGACACACTTCAACATTGATTAGTCATCATTGGTTGAAAGCTTTAAGATACTATATgttatcaattatttattagcatcattatgtgattttttatgGTGACAATTTTTTCAGGAGATATTTCACAAAGGATGTGCACATCAGGAGAAATAGAAGCCTATGCCAGAAGTTTTGCTGCAGGAGACAAGTCTGCAGGCTCTGGAAGAACCAAAGCAAACTTTTTGAAGCCAAACAAAAACTGTAATTTGAGTTCTTGGGTTAATGGATGTGAACCTGGTTGGGGCTGTAAAGCTAATGATAAAGTTGATGTTAATAATCAAAAGAAGGAAATACCTGTTAGATCTGTTGATTGCAAACCTTGTTGTGAAGGTTTCTTTTGTCCTCGCGGCATCACCTGCATGATTCGTAAGCATTTAACCTAGCATATTTAACAATCATCGACCACAACACTAAAAATGAATCCTTTGCAGCCAGTTTTATATGTTGGCTTACAACTATAGGGGTTAAGGGTGCGAAGCCCCCCACATTGGTAAAATTGTAATCTAGGCATGTAGTAATGTAGTATACATTACATTGTACTAGTACTCTCGATTTCATAATCGAACTTTGTATTGGATAAATAGGAATAATGGACTGAACTTCATGATCAATCGTTTGTGTTATTATTGTGCGCATTTATTTATCGGTTATTAaacttactatatatatattctcaatgtaataattttattgattaattGCCTTTTCGGTTTACTATTGAAGCTTGTCCTTTGGGATCTTATTGTCCGCGTGGGGAACTAAATAAAACTAGTGGAATATGTGCACCGTAAGTACTTACCTTTTAGTTCTATTGGTTTTGCATTCTTATTTTTAGCACACTTTAATATTTATCAGCAGAGTTAATCTGCAGATATCGTTATCAGTTACCTCCTGGAAAAGCTAACCATAGCTGTGGAGGAGCAGATATTTGGGCTGACATTACCAGTAGTAGCGAGGTATTCTGTTCAGCAGGATCATATTGTCCATCTACAATCGTAAAAAATCCTTGCAGTAGAGGGTATTAATATTTTTCCCTCAACTTCTACTTtccaacattaattaatttgttcttaaattttataattaaccACCCAACATGGTTTGTTATATTGCGGTTGTGATCGCGGTTACACTGCTAACTTTTATATTGCAAACAATAAAGACAGTTCGTTTGAAATTGTGGTTGAAATGCCATGCATAGCCTCaaaatatgttatatttctttttcttattgtttGATCTAATAAGTAATAGTCATCTTCCATATATTATTCTTTTGatgtagttttattatttatatataaattgcaGGTATTACTGCAGAACAGGTTCTACAGCTCAAGAGAGTAAGTGTCTTCAAATATGTTATATGATTTAATTTATGTAGTGTAAAATATAATCATTTCGTTGACCCTTTTCCATTTTCTTGATTTTTGTCTTCCTCAGGATGTTTCAAGCTAGCAAGTTGTGAGCCGAAATCTGCAAATCAAAATATTACTGCATATGGTCTCCTGGTTTTTGTGAGTAATctataaatttttcattttgtgAAGTAATCAATGATCATTTAAGTTCCACAACCATATGAGATTAGTTGGTATGCACGTTAGCGTAAAAAAGTTATTCACATCCATTATTGTCCACAAAGAGATGACTATTCAATTTTCAATGTAGGCCGGCTTGTGTTTTATGCTGATTATCATATACAACTGTTCTGATCAAGTTCTCGCAACTCGAGAAAGAAGACAAGCAAAATCAAGAGAAAGAGCTGCTGCAAGTGTAAGAGAAACACAAGCGCGCGAAAAATGGAAATCTGCAAAAGACATTGCTAAGAAGCATGCTACAGGACTACAATCACAATTATCGCGTACATTTTCGcgcaaaaaaacaaataaaatgccAGATTTCAAAGGTGCGTTACCACCTATGGGAGCTGGGGCAAAAGCAAAGAAAAAGGATAAAAACGACCtctcaaaaataataaatgatatTGAGCAAGATCCTGATAGTCAAGAAGGGTTCAATGTGCAAATCGGagataaaaatgtgaaaaaacAAGCACCAAGGGGTAAGGCTTTGCATACTCAGAGTCAAATTTTCAAGTATGCATATGGTcagattgaaaaagaaaaggcAATGCAGGAACAAAATAAGAACTTAACATTTTCCGGAGTGATTTCAATGGCTAGTGACATTGATATAAGGAAAAGGCCTACAATTGAGGTTGCTTTTAAAGACTTAACACTCACTTTGAAAGGGAAAAACAAACATCTATTGAGATGTGTGACTGGTAAGTTACATCCCGGTCGAGTTTCTGCTGTCATGGGTCCGTCTGGGGCTGGTAAAACAACATTTCTTTCTGCTTTAACTGGAAAAGCAGCTGGATGCCACACAACTGGTCAAGTTCTTGTAAATGGTCAGGAATCTTCTATTCGATCATTCAAGAGGATCATTGGCTTTGTTCCACAAGATGATATCGTCCATGGCAATTTGACAGTGGAGGAGAATCTGTGGTTTAGTGCCAGATGCAGG encodes:
- the LOC123922189 gene encoding ABC transporter G family member 28 encodes the protein MNKRDKIKKHDFVVTIIVVLFICTLGPQLVSCQKNTGDGGSSGTGLEDIVAKEMYRGLSSYTNVFKATIKKELGYCIVDVDADWDGAFNFTKDLTFLSMCAQEMKGDISQRMCTSGEIEAYARSFAAGDKSAGSGRTKANFLKPNKNCNLSSWVNGCEPGWGCKANDKVDVNNQKKEIPVRSVDCKPCCEGFFCPRGITCMIPCPLGSYCPRGELNKTSGICAPYRYQLPPGKANHSCGGADIWADITSSSEVFCSAGSYCPSTIVKNPCSRGYYCRTGSTAQERCFKLASCEPKSANQNITAYGLLVFAGLCFMLIIIYNCSDQVLATRERRQAKSRERAAASVRETQAREKWKSAKDIAKKHATGLQSQLSRTFSRKKTNKMPDFKGALPPMGAGAKAKKKDKNDLSKIINDIEQDPDSQEGFNVQIGDKNVKKQAPRGKALHTQSQIFKYAYGQIEKEKAMQEQNKNLTFSGVISMASDIDIRKRPTIEVAFKDLTLTLKGKNKHLLRCVTGKLHPGRVSAVMGPSGAGKTTFLSALTGKAAGCHTTGQVLVNGQESSIRSFKRIIGFVPQDDIVHGNLTVEENLWFSARCRLSADLPKEEKVLVVERVIESLGLQAIRDSLVGTVEQRGISGGQRKRVNVGLEMVMEPSLLILDEPTSGLDSSSSQLLLRALRREALEGVNICMVLHQPSYTLFKMFDDFILLAKGGLTVYHGPVNKVEEYFSGMGIVVPDRVNPPDYYIDILEGILKPSASSGVTHKQLPVRWMLHNGYPVPMDMLQLIEGMSTPSGTIPTQGGRNPNAKLTAAPSFAGELWQDVKCNVEMKRDNLQLNFLASNDLSNRNTPGSFQQYKYFLGRVGKQRLREARTQAVDFLILLLAGVCLGTLAKVSDESFGATGYTYTVIAVSLLSKIAALRSFSLDKLHYWRESASGMSSLAYFLSKDTVDHFSTLIKPLVYLSMFYFFNNPRSSFTDNYFVLLCLVYCVTGIAYVLAIFLEPGPAQLWSVLLPVVLTLLATYENEEDSTYVAFLSDLCYTKWALEAFVISNAKRYSGVWLISRCGALNSYGYDLKHWYQCLGLLVVTGIISRMLAFFCMITFQKK